Proteins found in one Lysinibacillus fusiformis genomic segment:
- a CDS encoding alpha/beta hydrolase, whose protein sequence is MNTAKVDYVTQQMTSKLTNYTYTINIYVPEEEAPQDGFPVLYVLDGSSYFNLVKEAVRLQSRNAPKTGVLPAIVVGIGHGDDMRERRFYDFTAPAETYTYPARFKGKGHEKLGGAVDFSGFIEEELKPTIEAQYPVNKAQQALFGHSLGGYFALWQLFHHQSSFQRYLAISPSIWWNEHELVQCASVFLNEHQDMNETLFMSAGEFETFMVDDARQMATVLEKIMNVDFYEALNENHASIVPTVMSRAIRFMHTSQ, encoded by the coding sequence ATGAATACAGCTAAAGTAGATTACGTTACACAACAAATGACTTCAAAATTGACGAATTATACGTACACAATTAATATCTATGTGCCAGAGGAGGAAGCACCACAAGATGGCTTCCCTGTTTTGTATGTACTTGATGGCTCATCTTATTTTAATCTTGTAAAGGAAGCGGTACGTCTACAAAGTCGTAATGCACCAAAAACAGGTGTCCTTCCGGCTATCGTTGTTGGAATTGGTCATGGCGATGATATGCGTGAAAGAAGATTTTATGATTTTACAGCGCCGGCAGAGACATATACTTATCCAGCACGATTTAAAGGAAAAGGTCATGAAAAGCTTGGAGGAGCAGTAGATTTTAGTGGCTTTATAGAAGAAGAGCTAAAGCCAACGATTGAGGCACAATATCCAGTAAATAAAGCACAACAAGCTTTATTTGGACACTCCTTAGGAGGTTATTTTGCACTTTGGCAACTATTTCATCATCAATCCAGCTTCCAACGCTACCTAGCTATTAGTCCTTCCATTTGGTGGAATGAACATGAACTAGTGCAATGTGCGTCAGTATTTCTGAACGAGCATCAAGATATGAACGAAACATTGTTTATGAGCGCAGGTGAATTTGAAACCTTTATGGTGGATGATGCGCGACAAATGGCGACAGTGTTAGAAAAAATAATGAATGTTGATTTTTATGAGGCTTTAAACGAAAATCATGCTTCGATCGTACCAACTGTTATGAGTAGGGCAATACGTTTTATGCATACATCACAATAA
- a CDS encoding sulfite exporter TauE/SafE family protein: MNKMILLLLFVLLSLIGLFYANISLTLVCIGMVAAFIGTLAGGGGLITLPAMMLVGIPIQTSIATNKFSTGISSLSSIFYLLYQKELHLTSIIKYIALAIVGGICGSLLAVSLSEQTMNYMACVLLLLALVVTLKNKAWTEVSDSLEHQAPHFWQPFIIAMYDGGFGPGSSTFSILHYLRSHHTYIKAVQLTRVLLFGSCTGAFIVFYHTGFIQWHYAIAMALGSIIGSQLGLLVLPYIPLKIAKTLLTVIIILLLVQVTLKII; this comes from the coding sequence ATGAATAAAATGATCCTGCTGTTGTTATTTGTACTACTTAGCTTAATTGGACTTTTCTATGCAAACATTTCTTTAACACTCGTATGTATCGGAATGGTAGCTGCTTTTATCGGTACACTTGCGGGAGGTGGTGGACTCATTACACTTCCTGCCATGATGCTTGTCGGTATCCCGATTCAAACAAGTATTGCCACAAACAAATTTTCGACAGGCATTTCGTCTTTATCCAGTATTTTTTATCTACTCTATCAGAAGGAGTTACATCTCACATCTATCATTAAATATATAGCCCTTGCTATTGTTGGGGGGATTTGCGGCTCACTTTTAGCTGTTTCGCTGTCTGAGCAAACTATGAACTATATGGCCTGTGTACTACTCCTTTTGGCTTTAGTCGTAACTTTAAAAAATAAGGCGTGGACGGAAGTTTCTGATTCGCTAGAACATCAAGCACCTCATTTTTGGCAACCATTTATCATCGCCATGTATGATGGTGGTTTCGGCCCTGGCTCTTCGACATTTAGCATCTTACACTATCTACGTTCACATCATACTTACATAAAGGCTGTACAGCTCACTCGAGTACTCCTCTTCGGGAGCTGTACAGGTGCATTTATTGTGTTTTATCACACTGGCTTTATTCAATGGCACTATGCAATTGCTATGGCACTAGGCTCCATTATAGGCTCCCAATTAGGTCTCCTAGTGCTCCCCTACATTCCATTAAAAATAGCCAAAACACTACTAACAGTGATTATTATATTGTTGCTTGTTCAAGTTACATTGAAAATAATTTAA
- a CDS encoding ABC transporter ATP-binding protein, with translation MENLASGYEQVRVFEGLNLAIEEGKVTTIIGPNGCGKSTLLKTIGRILKKQQGTVYLQEQNMQNLSTKDIAKKLAILSQTPVAPGQLKVEELIAYGRYPHRNNVNRLTNKDEEMIEWALTVTNTMEYRNRELAQLSGGQRQRVWLAMALAQETNILLLDEPTTYLDMAHQLEVLDIVKSLNEQHNCTIVMVLHDINHAARYSDHLIAMRKGIIMQTGTPQEILSADVMRKVFNIDARIMEDPVTNTPVCYGYDILKEDIK, from the coding sequence ATGGAAAACTTGGCTTCTGGTTATGAGCAGGTACGTGTCTTTGAAGGGTTAAATTTAGCGATAGAAGAGGGTAAAGTGACTACAATCATTGGCCCGAATGGTTGTGGTAAGTCTACTCTCCTTAAAACAATAGGACGTATTTTAAAAAAACAACAAGGTACGGTTTATTTGCAGGAGCAAAATATGCAAAATTTATCGACGAAAGATATTGCCAAGAAGCTAGCAATATTATCTCAAACACCTGTTGCTCCTGGTCAATTGAAAGTGGAGGAGTTAATTGCGTATGGCCGCTACCCACATCGAAACAATGTCAATCGTTTAACGAATAAGGATGAGGAAATGATTGAATGGGCGTTAACGGTTACCAATACAATGGAATACCGAAATAGGGAGCTTGCACAGCTTTCAGGAGGTCAGCGTCAGCGTGTTTGGCTAGCTATGGCCTTAGCGCAAGAAACAAATATTTTGCTGTTGGATGAACCTACTACTTATTTAGATATGGCACATCAGCTAGAAGTATTGGATATTGTGAAAAGTTTAAATGAGCAGCACAACTGTACAATAGTGATGGTTTTACATGATATTAACCATGCTGCCCGATATTCAGATCATCTTATTGCAATGCGTAAGGGTATTATTATGCAAACTGGCACTCCACAGGAAATTTTAAGTGCTGATGTGATGCGTAAAGTATTTAATATTGATGCACGTATTATGGAAGATCCTGTAACAAATACACCTGTATGCTATGGCTACGACATTTTGAAGGAGGATATTAAATGA
- a CDS encoding nucleotidyltransferase family protein, producing the protein MSILSTVENLQLPDRWICAGIIRSKVWDYLHNKEERTPIADIDVIYFDKENLAEAVEKQYEQELRKVSPNEPWSVKNQARMHVLNGSNPYKSAIDGISHFSEIPTAIGVKLSDGILEITAPYGIHLLGAGIVEPTPFYLENKDAYAIYRQRIQQKQWHLCWPELKIHLQ; encoded by the coding sequence ATGAGCATTTTATCCACAGTAGAAAACTTGCAACTACCAGATCGGTGGATATGCGCAGGAATTATTCGCTCAAAGGTATGGGATTACCTTCATAATAAGGAGGAAAGAACACCAATTGCTGATATTGATGTGATATATTTTGATAAAGAAAATTTAGCAGAAGCAGTAGAGAAGCAGTATGAGCAAGAACTGAGAAAGGTATCTCCAAACGAGCCTTGGTCCGTGAAAAATCAAGCACGGATGCATGTGCTAAATGGTAGTAATCCGTATAAATCGGCTATTGATGGCATTTCTCATTTTTCTGAAATACCAACAGCGATCGGTGTAAAGTTATCAGATGGGATACTAGAAATTACAGCACCCTATGGTATTCATCTTTTAGGAGCAGGCATTGTTGAGCCAACACCGTTTTACCTAGAAAATAAGGATGCCTATGCGATTTATCGTCAAAGAATTCAGCAAAAACAATGGCATTTATGTTGGCCAGAATTGAAAATTCATCTTCAATAA
- a CDS encoding DMT family transporter → MSIVGSSVVAGKLVVQSFPIFLANELRFLVAAIILIPLWIKIEGFSTLNRKELVAVFLQALLGVFLFNILMLHGLSKTTAMEAGIITGTLPVCTAILSYFILKEKLTRNMGISILLAVVGAIFMNIANYSATNHYSTSLLGNLFILGAVFCESLFIIIGKLISYRMSALTVSTMVSLFGVILFFPLAVAESRYFEFEEISAAEWGLVLYFGIVVTVIAFLLMQQGLAVISASWAGVLTSLLPISSMILSSILLDEKITNLQVCGFFLIIAAIYLLSKQKGLRN, encoded by the coding sequence ATGAGTATCGTTGGTAGTTCAGTTGTTGCGGGCAAGTTGGTTGTTCAAAGCTTTCCAATTTTCTTAGCGAATGAACTAAGATTTCTTGTGGCTGCAATTATTTTAATTCCTTTGTGGATAAAGATAGAGGGATTTTCAACATTAAACAGAAAAGAGTTAGTAGCGGTTTTTTTACAAGCGTTATTAGGGGTGTTTTTATTTAATATATTAATGCTCCATGGTCTTTCAAAAACGACTGCTATGGAAGCTGGTATTATTACTGGTACTCTGCCAGTCTGCACTGCAATCCTATCCTATTTTATTTTGAAGGAGAAATTAACGAGGAATATGGGTATTAGCATACTTCTTGCCGTAGTGGGAGCTATCTTTATGAACATTGCTAACTATTCTGCTACTAACCATTATTCAACTTCATTATTAGGAAATCTATTCATTTTAGGGGCAGTATTTTGCGAATCTTTATTTATCATCATAGGTAAGTTAATTTCTTATCGTATGAGTGCTCTTACAGTCTCAACTATGGTTAGCTTATTTGGCGTCATATTATTTTTCCCATTGGCTGTAGCTGAAAGCAGATATTTTGAATTTGAAGAAATTTCAGCTGCAGAGTGGGGATTAGTATTGTATTTCGGCATTGTTGTAACCGTCATAGCGTTTCTTTTGATGCAACAGGGTCTTGCAGTAATTTCAGCATCGTGGGCAGGTGTACTTACTAGCTTATTGCCAATTAGTAGTATGATTTTATCTTCTATTCTATTGGATGAAAAAATAACTAATCTTCAGGTCTGTGGTTTTTTCTTAATTATAGCTGCCATCTATTTACTGTCAAAGCAGAAAGGGCTAAGGAACTAG
- a CDS encoding proline dehydrogenase family protein, producing MKKTEELVIQALKAAARDERLKYAVQQSTELYPLLWKAAKRYVTGEKREDAITAARNYLNDNYNISIEYIGENTTNLRDCQRAKDELLQVIEDMGILSLKQTVSFDLSHIGLSINAEIAYKHLEELTQKAQQYGITLMISMEESSKTSDIITLYKKIATDFTNIGITLQVHLYRTKVDLQELMQYPGKIRLVKGAFQESVDIAMIRSEELNKRYLEYVDQLVNANHPLSIATHDEMLIQELERRQYLDNSNVEVEMLYGVRPTLLNELRRKDYRCRVYLTYGNEWYLYLCHRIAEHPENLYLAVTDIINESIERVV from the coding sequence ATGAAGAAAACAGAAGAATTAGTGATTCAAGCCTTAAAAGCCGCGGCACGAGACGAGCGCTTGAAATATGCGGTGCAACAATCGACAGAGCTCTACCCATTATTATGGAAAGCCGCAAAAAGGTATGTAACAGGGGAAAAGAGAGAGGATGCCATCACTGCTGCACGTAATTATCTTAATGACAATTATAATATCTCCATTGAATATATTGGGGAAAATACAACCAATTTAAGGGATTGTCAAAGAGCAAAGGATGAGCTTTTACAAGTAATTGAGGACATGGGGATTTTATCTTTGAAGCAAACAGTATCTTTCGATTTATCTCATATAGGTCTTTCTATTAATGCTGAGATTGCTTATAAGCACCTTGAAGAGCTTACACAAAAAGCTCAACAGTATGGAATAACTTTGATGATAAGTATGGAAGAATCCTCAAAGACTAGTGATATTATTACTCTTTACAAAAAAATAGCAACAGATTTTACAAATATCGGAATTACATTACAAGTTCATCTTTATCGTACAAAGGTAGATTTACAAGAACTTATGCAATATCCAGGAAAAATAAGACTTGTTAAAGGGGCTTTTCAAGAGTCTGTCGATATAGCCATGATCAGATCAGAAGAACTGAATAAGCGTTATCTTGAGTATGTTGATCAATTAGTAAATGCGAATCATCCGTTATCAATCGCTACACATGATGAAATGCTTATTCAAGAGCTAGAGCGACGTCAATATCTTGATAACTCAAATGTTGAAGTTGAGATGCTTTATGGTGTACGTCCTACATTACTCAATGAATTAAGACGGAAAGATTATCGTTGTAGAGTATATTTAACGTATGGAAATGAGTGGTACTTATATCTTTGCCACCGAATTGCTGAACACCCTGAAAACCTATATTTAGCAGTAACCGATATTATTAATGAATCCATTGAACGCGTAGTATAG
- a CDS encoding FecCD family ABC transporter permease: MKKTNIVSFSILAVSPFLIALVALISVMYGTKDISALTVWQSMTAFDPSNVDHQIIRTGRIPRVAAVLLVGAFLAVAGAVMQGITRNYLASPSLMGVNDGSAFVITLAIVFFPGLPNYQMILLSMLGSALGAGIVFGFGSLIRNGLSPVRLAIIGTVIGTFLSSIATAIAMYFQVSQTVSAWYNTKVHMVDMDMLILSIPFGLTGLILALLSAKAITITSLGEDIAMGLGQKTKAVRIISMLAVVCLTGTAVALVGKIAFVGLVIPHITRFLVGVDYRYIIPCAAVIGAFFLALCDVLSRVVNYPFETPIGVLTALVGVPFFLYLVRKHGGEKRA, encoded by the coding sequence TTGAAAAAAACAAACATAGTGTCATTTTCAATATTAGCGGTATCTCCTTTCCTTATTGCCCTTGTGGCACTTATTTCTGTTATGTATGGAACAAAAGATATTAGTGCCCTTACAGTGTGGCAGTCGATGACAGCATTTGATCCGTCCAATGTTGATCATCAAATTATACGGACAGGCCGTATTCCAAGAGTTGCCGCAGTATTGCTAGTTGGAGCATTTTTAGCAGTAGCTGGTGCAGTCATGCAGGGGATTACACGAAATTATTTAGCCTCCCCTTCATTAATGGGTGTCAATGATGGCTCTGCATTTGTCATCACATTAGCCATTGTGTTTTTCCCAGGGCTTCCTAATTATCAAATGATTTTATTATCGATGCTAGGCTCGGCATTAGGGGCAGGAATTGTCTTTGGTTTTGGCTCGTTAATCCGCAATGGCTTATCACCAGTAAGGCTAGCCATAATTGGAACCGTCATTGGTACATTTTTAAGTAGTATTGCTACTGCGATTGCGATGTATTTCCAAGTATCGCAAACAGTAAGTGCTTGGTATAACACAAAGGTACATATGGTGGATATGGATATGCTTATCCTTTCGATTCCATTTGGTCTAACTGGATTGATCTTGGCTTTACTATCTGCAAAAGCGATTACCATTACTTCGCTAGGTGAAGATATTGCCATGGGACTTGGACAAAAAACAAAAGCGGTGCGAATTATTAGCATGCTAGCTGTTGTATGTTTGACAGGGACAGCGGTTGCACTTGTAGGAAAAATTGCCTTTGTAGGGTTAGTCATACCACATATTACACGCTTCCTTGTTGGTGTTGATTATCGTTATATTATTCCTTGTGCAGCTGTCATCGGTGCCTTCTTCTTAGCGCTTTGTGATGTCCTGAGTCGCGTTGTCAATTATCCATTTGAAACGCCAATTGGTGTCTTAACCGCATTGGTCGGTGTACCATTCTTCTTATATTTAGTTCGTAAGCACGGAGGTGAAAAACGTGCGTAA
- a CDS encoding YybH family protein translates to MTHQQALEQYIQATNTHDFNQVKAILHPQAIYWFSDKTCTTTEEIEAYFKHAWNVIKEEVYSATDVKWLTVDEKTATCLYTYHYEGYHNEKFVSGSGRATNIFTLVNDQWKIIHEHLSSGH, encoded by the coding sequence ATGACACATCAACAAGCATTGGAACAATATATCCAAGCAACAAATACCCATGATTTTAATCAAGTAAAGGCTATTTTGCATCCACAAGCAATTTATTGGTTCTCTGATAAAACTTGCACAACAACAGAGGAGATTGAGGCTTATTTCAAGCATGCATGGAATGTCATTAAAGAAGAGGTTTATTCAGCTACTGATGTAAAATGGTTAACCGTTGATGAAAAGACGGCTACCTGTCTCTATACATATCACTATGAAGGCTATCATAACGAAAAGTTTGTATCAGGTAGCGGTAGAGCGACTAATATTTTTACATTAGTTAACGATCAATGGAAGATAATTCATGAGCATTTGAGTAGTGGTCATTAA
- a CDS encoding ABC transporter substrate-binding protein: MNKYFKMCAPALLALSLAACGTDKAEESTSTANTAETSATESQTEQAKTTQTITYLGEQYELPAEVKNIVAASLESMEDAAMLGIKPVGVLEVGGKVPAYLATDFEGATLVGNKMEPNAEAILNLDPDVIVGTSKFPEETAEKLNKIQTMIPYSHISTNWKENLTLLAQLAGKEEDAKKIISDYEAKVADAQVKTKEQLADKQVLIIRVRGGVMYIYPAGVYLNPVLYEDLGAPVPEVLTTAKAQAELSLETLAQVNPDAIFLQFEESENTDSPKALEELQKNPIFTSLKAAQNNQVFVNTIEPLAQGGTAWSKVKFLDAAAEKLLK, translated from the coding sequence ATGAATAAATATTTTAAAATGTGTGCTCCAGCACTATTAGCATTATCACTGGCTGCATGTGGAACAGATAAAGCAGAGGAGTCTACGTCAACAGCTAATACAGCAGAGACAAGCGCAACAGAATCACAGACAGAGCAAGCTAAAACAACACAGACAATTACGTACTTAGGTGAGCAATATGAGCTACCAGCAGAAGTAAAGAACATTGTCGCTGCAAGTCTTGAATCAATGGAAGATGCTGCAATGCTTGGTATTAAGCCAGTAGGTGTTCTTGAAGTAGGTGGCAAAGTTCCTGCCTATCTAGCAACAGATTTTGAAGGAGCTACACTTGTAGGAAATAAAATGGAGCCAAATGCAGAAGCCATTCTTAATTTGGATCCTGATGTAATCGTGGGTACTTCGAAATTCCCTGAAGAAACGGCCGAAAAACTGAACAAAATTCAAACAATGATTCCATACTCACATATTTCAACAAACTGGAAAGAAAATTTAACATTGCTTGCACAATTAGCTGGTAAAGAAGAGGATGCAAAGAAAATCATCTCTGACTATGAAGCAAAAGTTGCTGATGCACAGGTGAAAACCAAGGAGCAATTAGCAGATAAGCAAGTATTAATCATTCGTGTTCGCGGTGGTGTGATGTACATCTATCCAGCAGGTGTTTATTTAAACCCTGTACTGTATGAAGATTTAGGAGCACCAGTTCCAGAAGTTTTAACAACAGCGAAAGCGCAAGCTGAATTATCACTTGAAACATTAGCACAAGTAAATCCAGATGCGATTTTCCTACAATTTGAGGAATCAGAAAATACGGATTCTCCAAAAGCGTTAGAGGAACTACAAAAGAATCCAATTTTCACTAGCTTAAAGGCAGCACAAAATAATCAAGTTTTCGTCAACACAATTGAGCCATTAGCACAAGGTGGTACTGCTTGGTCTAAGGTGAAATTCTTAGATGCCGCAGCTGAAAAATTACTTAAATAG
- a CDS encoding DinB family protein, with product MQQDKTYVIKHYIKSLDWIDNLRGLSEAQWRMPIEPGKWSVAEVIGHLPPWDKFVLNHRIPFLLTDERLPKGPDVAHLNTMAAKKSREQAMEETLNEFIFTRRQLLQTIQRWTDEQWQQSFKIGQSEMTVVDYFVGLINHDLHHFSQIQNVIHV from the coding sequence TTGCAACAAGATAAAACCTATGTCATTAAACACTATATAAAATCTTTAGATTGGATAGATAATTTACGAGGGTTATCTGAGGCACAATGGCGTATGCCCATTGAACCTGGGAAATGGTCAGTTGCAGAGGTAATTGGACATCTTCCTCCATGGGATAAGTTTGTGCTAAATCACCGAATTCCTTTTCTTCTTACAGATGAGCGTCTGCCGAAAGGGCCAGATGTAGCACATTTGAATACGATGGCTGCTAAGAAAAGTCGTGAACAAGCAATGGAGGAAACATTGAATGAATTTATTTTCACAAGACGTCAATTATTACAGACCATTCAGCGATGGACAGATGAGCAATGGCAACAGTCGTTTAAAATTGGGCAGTCAGAGATGACCGTAGTCGATTATTTTGTAGGATTAATCAATCATGATTTACATCATTTTTCACAGATTCAGAATGTTATACATGTATAG
- a CDS encoding helix-turn-helix domain-containing protein, whose amino-acid sequence MDIKYLIDYFAHASVKFTDVFIKKMKPGEVDVGRTTAPEKCGLVVPLAGSAIFSFNGTPYMMELGMIVHAGPQMPIEVRATGHKGWEYAVVHYRLPTEEIALFPLAEQHFLINTGFNTQIISHVQQLIESHSYPGNMAIFKSKTLFMNLLEDILVAAKMKVLDSASELMEQALQYIHEHYAEQISVSNISMEFGIERRRFAYLFEQHTGMNPSTYITEYRIRRAKDLLEYDVIPVAEVAECVGYVDCFYFSRVFKKCTGLSPSAYRKMKIEESNYM is encoded by the coding sequence ATGGATATCAAATATTTAATTGATTACTTTGCACATGCTTCTGTAAAATTTACAGATGTTTTTATTAAAAAAATGAAGCCTGGTGAAGTGGATGTTGGTAGAACAACAGCGCCAGAAAAATGTGGTTTAGTGGTGCCACTTGCAGGTAGTGCAATCTTTAGCTTTAATGGAACGCCCTATATGATGGAGCTAGGAATGATCGTCCATGCAGGACCCCAAATGCCGATAGAAGTGAGAGCGACTGGTCACAAAGGGTGGGAGTATGCAGTTGTGCATTATCGACTACCTACAGAGGAAATAGCTCTTTTTCCACTAGCTGAGCAACATTTTCTCATCAATACAGGTTTTAACACACAAATTATTAGCCATGTTCAGCAATTAATAGAAAGCCATTCCTATCCCGGTAATATGGCTATATTTAAGTCTAAGACATTATTTATGAATTTGCTGGAAGATATTCTTGTAGCGGCAAAAATGAAGGTTTTGGATAGTGCCAGCGAATTAATGGAGCAGGCATTACAATATATACATGAACATTATGCAGAGCAAATCTCCGTATCAAATATCTCGATGGAATTTGGCATTGAGCGTCGTCGTTTTGCTTATTTATTTGAGCAGCATACGGGCATGAATCCAAGCACTTATATTACGGAATATCGTATACGACGCGCAAAAGACTTGCTAGAATATGATGTAATTCCAGTAGCTGAAGTAGCAGAATGTGTCGGATATGTAGATTGTTTTTATTTTAGTAGAGTATTTAAAAAATGTACAGGTTTGTCTCCTTCAGCCTATCGAAAGATGAAAATAGAGGAATCCAACTATATGTAA
- a CDS encoding FecCD family ABC transporter permease: MRKKTSSVFFLTMSMLVLLILVASYLHITNGVFDMSVMDVIKTLLRIESNSKFDLVIFEFRLPRIVIAGLVGIGLGMAGVVLQGITRNGLADPGILGINAGAGAAVVIFMFFFQLKLVSADMSSWLSILMMPLFGFIGGTIAAVLIFSFALKNGHLDMQRLILTGIAINSGFGALSLFLSLKMSAQDFESAAIWMAGSIYNANWIFALTMLPWLLILGIYVHRKSYLLDYFQLEEDSITSLGIAVEKEKMKLLLASVGLVSACVSVSGSIGFIGLMAPHIAKQLVGIQHRYVMPVSALIGAGLLILADFIGKTVFAPSELAVGIVVSIIGIPYFLYLLVKSKA, translated from the coding sequence GTGCGTAAAAAAACCTCAAGTGTATTCTTTTTAACCATGTCGATGCTTGTTTTATTGATTTTAGTTGCGAGTTATTTACATATTACAAATGGTGTTTTTGATATGTCTGTAATGGATGTCATCAAAACATTATTGCGGATTGAGTCAAATTCAAAGTTTGATCTTGTTATTTTTGAATTTCGTTTACCTCGGATTGTCATTGCTGGACTTGTGGGCATTGGCTTAGGTATGGCGGGAGTTGTATTACAAGGTATTACACGTAATGGACTAGCAGATCCAGGTATTTTAGGGATTAATGCAGGGGCTGGTGCAGCAGTCGTCATATTCATGTTCTTCTTTCAATTAAAGTTAGTGAGTGCTGATATGAGCAGCTGGCTGTCAATTTTAATGATGCCATTATTCGGTTTTATCGGTGGAACGATTGCAGCTGTCTTGATTTTTTCATTTGCTTTAAAAAATGGTCATCTGGATATGCAGCGATTAATCTTAACAGGTATTGCTATCAATAGTGGATTTGGAGCTTTGTCTTTGTTTCTATCCTTAAAAATGAGTGCACAAGATTTTGAATCAGCGGCCATTTGGATGGCAGGTTCTATTTATAATGCTAATTGGATCTTTGCGCTTACGATGCTTCCTTGGCTCTTGATCTTAGGAATATACGTGCATAGAAAATCGTATTTACTCGATTATTTTCAGCTTGAAGAGGATAGCATCACGAGTTTAGGAATAGCGGTTGAAAAGGAGAAAATGAAGCTGTTATTAGCCAGTGTAGGTCTTGTCAGTGCTTGTGTGTCTGTATCAGGGAGTATTGGCTTCATAGGTTTAATGGCCCCACACATTGCCAAGCAACTTGTTGGTATTCAGCACCGTTATGTTATGCCAGTGAGTGCGTTAATTGGTGCCGGTCTGTTAATTTTAGCTGATTTTATTGGTAAAACCGTTTTTGCACCATCGGAACTGGCTGTAGGAATTGTCGTTTCAATTATTGGGATTCCATATTTCTTGTATTTACTGGTGAAATCTAAGGCATAG